One segment of Nostoc flagelliforme CCNUN1 DNA contains the following:
- the ntrB gene encoding nitrate ABC transporter permease, producing the protein MIFQLNLAAIAAIAGQAAWKKTKPVIVRDVFFLPVLGFLGIIVLWWIIALANHELMPTPPEALIANLDYILNPFYQRGPGNLGIGWLLIASLRRVLIGFLLGAVVAIPLGFLIGMSRPAMLALNPIIQIFKPVSPLAWLPIALAIFNLADPSAIFVIFITSLWPTIINTALGVSSVPTDYLDVGRVLEMPRWRRITKIIWPASLPYIFTGLRISLGIAWLVIVAVEMLTGGIGIGFFVWDEWSRLNLSSVFLAVLVIGVTGLILDYAVDKIQELVTHRPKTSN; encoded by the coding sequence ATGATATTTCAATTAAATTTAGCAGCGATCGCAGCGATCGCTGGACAAGCTGCTTGGAAAAAGACAAAACCTGTCATCGTTAGAGATGTCTTCTTTCTACCTGTGTTGGGCTTCTTGGGAATAATTGTGTTGTGGTGGATTATTGCACTTGCCAACCATGAATTGATGCCCACCCCACCAGAAGCGTTAATCGCTAATTTAGACTACATCTTAAATCCCTTCTACCAGCGAGGCCCGGGCAACTTGGGAATTGGTTGGCTTTTGATTGCAAGTCTGCGCCGGGTATTAATAGGTTTTCTATTAGGTGCAGTAGTAGCGATTCCTCTGGGGTTTCTAATTGGCATGTCTAGACCGGCAATGCTAGCCCTCAATCCGATCATTCAGATTTTTAAACCTGTATCGCCCTTAGCTTGGCTACCCATTGCCTTAGCAATTTTCAATTTGGCAGATCCTTCAGCCATTTTTGTAATCTTTATTACTTCTTTATGGCCGACAATTATTAATACCGCTTTAGGAGTTTCTAGCGTCCCCACAGATTATTTAGATGTGGGACGAGTGCTAGAAATGCCACGTTGGAGACGGATTACAAAAATCATTTGGCCTGCAAGTTTGCCGTATATTTTTACAGGCTTACGAATTAGTTTAGGCATAGCTTGGCTGGTAATTGTCGCCGTGGAAATGCTCACAGGTGGTATTGGTATCGGCTTCTTTGTCTGGGATGAATGGAGTCGCTTAAACCTGAGTTCAGTCTTTTTAGCTGTGTTGGTAATTGGTGTAACTGGGTTAATCCTGGATTACGCCGTGGACAAAATCCAAGAATTAGTAACCCATCGCCCTAAAACTTCCAACTAA
- a CDS encoding sensor histidine kinase, whose protein sequence is MDFSQVLAEKTDTIIDKWVAAVRKDRRIESADDLSYTAVKDHIPDVLKAMVTVLSKSQDNDIQSIVTASFQHGAIRAEQGFDPAEIAREYHLLRTVIFDALQPDLLGGTPVEIIRSMRLIDAIIDEAIARCFKSYVEERFRELQQLHSSLTLHNDELTRLMSANQEYLSQLAHELKHPLTSIIGYSDLFLRQQRRKTEIKDTSANLEHIERVLRNGRQLLHLINDVLELSRYDAGQIKLHLAPTDVCELINNVCEMLEPLAGGKNLKVVVDCDRAPKEIITDPFQCQQIVTNLISNAIRYTESGTIIIMSQVLENQKWAIAVSDTGIGIAPENQAQIFEPYFRVSFSDRPYLPDSTGLGLAIVSRLVKLLEGEIKLVSEVGVGSTFTVILPLQIES, encoded by the coding sequence ATGGATTTTAGTCAAGTACTGGCTGAAAAAACGGACACCATCATCGATAAATGGGTTGCAGCAGTTCGCAAGGATAGACGGATTGAAAGTGCTGATGACCTCTCTTACACAGCAGTAAAGGATCACATCCCTGATGTTTTGAAAGCAATGGTGACAGTGCTTTCAAAATCTCAGGATAATGATATTCAGTCAATAGTTACTGCCAGTTTTCAGCATGGAGCGATTCGAGCGGAACAAGGCTTTGATCCAGCAGAAATTGCCAGAGAATATCATCTGCTACGAACGGTAATATTTGATGCTCTACAACCAGATTTATTGGGGGGAACACCTGTAGAGATAATTCGTTCCATGCGTTTGATTGACGCTATCATAGACGAAGCGATCGCTCGCTGTTTCAAGAGTTATGTTGAGGAGCGGTTTCGAGAATTACAGCAGTTGCATTCATCACTAACACTTCATAATGATGAACTCACGCGCTTAATGAGTGCTAATCAAGAGTATCTTTCGCAGCTAGCCCACGAATTGAAACATCCTCTAACTTCCATCATTGGCTACTCGGATCTGTTTTTACGCCAACAACGACGAAAGACTGAGATAAAAGACACTTCTGCCAATCTCGAACATATTGAGCGGGTACTACGAAATGGCAGACAATTACTCCACCTCATCAACGATGTGTTAGAACTTTCGCGGTATGATGCAGGGCAGATAAAACTCCACTTAGCCCCCACCGATGTGTGTGAATTAATTAATAATGTCTGTGAAATGTTGGAACCTTTAGCTGGTGGAAAAAATTTAAAAGTCGTAGTAGATTGCGATCGCGCTCCTAAAGAAATAATCACAGATCCTTTTCAATGCCAACAGATTGTTACAAATCTTATTAGTAATGCGATTCGTTATACAGAGTCGGGGACTATTATTATAATGAGTCAGGTGTTGGAGAATCAAAAATGGGCGATCGCGGTTTCTGACACTGGAATTGGCATTGCACCAGAAAACCAAGCCCAGATATTTGAACCTTACTTTCGCGTCAGTTTTAGCGATCGTCCCTATCTCCCTGATAGTACAGGATTGGGATTAGCGATCGTCTCTCGCTTAGTAAAACTACTCGAAGGTGAAATTAAGCTAGTCTCTGAGGTAGGCGTTGGTTCTACCTTCACCGTAATTTTGCCCTTACAAATAGAGAGTTGA
- the rnc gene encoding ribonuclease III — MHKLLIFHDEKLLRRALTHRSYVHENPGEGEHNERLEFLGDALLNFLSGEYLYKCHPEMGEDELTRRRSALVDEKQLAKFAEEVGLDFRMRLGKGAIRDGGFQNPNLLSSTFEAVLSAYYLDNDSNIEAVRAIIEPLFDSVDPKHIVVSRSNVDSKNRFQEWVQRNVTPNPPKYFTEQIGGPSHAPEFIAKVLVDEKFYGEGKGRNKKDAEKAAAEDALDKLKKQGLL; from the coding sequence ATGCACAAACTTCTAATATTCCATGATGAAAAACTTCTGCGTCGTGCACTTACCCACCGTTCTTATGTTCATGAAAACCCAGGAGAAGGCGAACACAACGAACGCCTAGAATTCCTCGGTGATGCTTTGCTGAATTTCTTAAGTGGCGAGTATCTATATAAGTGTCACCCAGAAATGGGAGAAGATGAATTAACCCGGCGGCGTTCGGCGCTGGTAGATGAAAAACAATTGGCAAAGTTCGCTGAAGAGGTAGGTTTAGACTTTAGGATGCGGTTAGGAAAAGGCGCTATTCGAGACGGAGGCTTCCAAAATCCTAATTTGCTCAGTAGCACCTTTGAAGCTGTACTTAGTGCTTACTATTTAGATAATGATTCCAATATTGAAGCAGTTCGCGCAATTATAGAACCGCTATTTGATTCTGTAGATCCGAAGCATATAGTTGTGTCTCGTTCTAATGTAGACTCAAAAAATCGCTTTCAAGAATGGGTGCAACGCAACGTGACTCCAAATCCTCCCAAATATTTCACAGAACAAATAGGAGGCCCTTCTCACGCGCCAGAATTCATAGCAAAAGTATTGGTAGATGAAAAATTTTACGGCGAAGGTAAGGGACGGAATAAGAAAGACGCAGAAAAAGCTGCTGCTGAGGATGCGCTAGATAAGTTGAAAAAACAAGGATTGTTGTAA
- a CDS encoding HNH endonuclease: MLLQITRKRKLEEMNPKQKRNKRQQLLDLYGSYCWWCRQNTPQANLTFDHLLPKSRGGSNSFENLRLSCFPCNNSRGNSLYPPFRIKNNCF, translated from the coding sequence ATGCTGTTGCAAATAACACGCAAAAGGAAACTAGAGGAAATGAATCCTAAACAGAAACGCAACAAGAGACAACAACTTCTTGATTTATATGGTTCTTACTGTTGGTGGTGTCGTCAAAATACCCCACAAGCAAATTTGACATTTGATCACCTTTTGCCTAAGAGTCGTGGCGGTTCTAATTCTTTTGAAAACTTACGACTTTCTTGCTTTCCATGTAACAATTCTCGTGGAAACAGTCTCTATCCGCCTTTCCGAATCAAGAATAACTGTTTCTAG
- a CDS encoding Uma2 family endonuclease, whose product MSIAQAKRFTLDEYHRLGELGFFHEDDHIELINGEIIEMASKGTAHETCLRNLLRELPKIVGDRATLQSQAPIALPPNSEPEPDFAILQNRDDNYLYGHPQPADVLLVMEVSDSSLGYDQDVKIPLYAKAGITDYWIFNLFDNYLEAYSEPYQDNQGRYGYSNKRIFLSNEVITFPCFPDLSLDLAKVFPPKLNF is encoded by the coding sequence ATTGCTCAGGCTAAACGCTTCACACTAGATGAATACCACAGGCTTGGAGAATTGGGCTTTTTCCATGAAGATGACCACATTGAATTAATTAATGGGGAAATTATTGAAATGGCATCCAAAGGTACAGCCCATGAAACTTGTTTGAGAAACTTGTTGCGGGAACTTCCAAAAATTGTAGGTGATAGGGCAACTTTGCAATCTCAAGCCCCGATTGCTTTGCCACCTAATAGCGAACCGGAACCAGATTTTGCTATTCTTCAAAACAGAGATGATAATTATCTTTATGGTCATCCTCAACCTGCTGATGTGTTATTAGTGATGGAGGTTTCAGATTCTTCTTTAGGCTATGACCAAGATGTGAAAATACCTCTCTATGCTAAAGCGGGTATTACTGATTACTGGATATTCAATTTATTCGATAATTATTTGGAAGCTTACAGTGAACCATATCAGGATAATCAAGGCAGATATGGTTATTCAAATAAGCGAATTTTCTTGTCAAATGAGGTAATAACTTTTCCCTGCTTTCCTGATTTATCTCTTGATTTAGCTAAGGTGTTTCCGCCAAAGCTGAATTTTTAA